In Agromyces sp. G08B096, a genomic segment contains:
- a CDS encoding acyl-CoA thioesterase II, translating to MNGPIDGLLSTLRLTDTGARTTEDIFTGPSQWMPMGRVFGGQVLAQSLIAATHTVESDRHLHSMHGYFLRPGDVAHPITFSVDRIHDGRSFSTRRTQAFQHGVPILSLIASFQTEDDGFEHQADMPDDLPDPESLPSTADVLGHVDHDVAKYWSSERAFDVRHIPSPIYLKVDGEHVPRQAVWMKAFGRLPDDPKQHRAALAYASDYSILEPVLRAHGVAWATPGLKVASLDHAMWWHRDARVDEWLLFTQESPSAGGGRGLSLGRIYTRDGRLVASVAQEGMVRAPRGGDPLA from the coding sequence ATGAACGGTCCCATCGACGGCCTGCTGAGCACGCTTCGCCTGACCGACACGGGCGCCCGCACCACCGAGGACATCTTCACGGGGCCGTCCCAGTGGATGCCGATGGGCCGCGTGTTCGGCGGGCAGGTGCTCGCCCAGTCGCTCATCGCCGCGACGCACACCGTCGAATCCGACCGGCACCTCCACTCGATGCACGGCTACTTCCTGCGCCCGGGCGACGTCGCCCACCCGATCACCTTCTCGGTCGACCGCATCCACGACGGCCGTTCGTTCTCGACCCGCCGCACTCAGGCGTTCCAGCACGGGGTGCCGATCCTGTCGCTCATCGCGTCGTTCCAGACGGAGGACGACGGATTCGAACACCAGGCCGACATGCCAGACGACCTCCCGGACCCCGAGTCGCTGCCCTCCACCGCCGACGTGCTCGGCCACGTCGACCACGACGTGGCGAAGTACTGGTCGAGCGAGCGGGCGTTCGACGTCCGCCACATCCCGTCGCCCATCTACCTGAAGGTCGACGGCGAGCACGTGCCGCGGCAGGCGGTCTGGATGAAGGCGTTCGGGCGGCTCCCCGACGACCCGAAGCAGCACCGGGCCGCCCTCGCGTACGCGAGCGACTACTCGATCCTCGAGCCGGTGCTCCGCGCGCACGGCGTCGCGTGGGCGACGCCCGGGCTGAAGGTCGCGAGCCTCGACCACGCGATGTGGTGGCATCGCGACGCCCGCGTCGACGAGTGGCTGCTGTTCACGCAGGAGTCCCCGTCCGCCGGCGGCGGCCGCGGGCTCTCGCTGGGGCGCATCTACACCCGCGACGGCCGGCTCGTCGCGTCCGTCGCCCAGGAGGGGATGGTCCGGGCCCCGCGCGGCGGCGACCCGCTCGCCTGA